AATTTGGGGCCGGAAACCCCAAGATAGAGCGGGACTTCTTCCCTGGGAGGATGGGCGAGTTTGATCGCCGAGGACGAGAAATATTGCCCGGTGGCAGTCAGTTCCTCGCCAGAAAGCAAGGCGCGCACGCTGGTGAGGCATTCGCGCACCACTGTGGCCGGGGCAGCGGGGTTATAGCCCATCTGATGCACCCACATGGGCAGACCCAGGCTGATGCCAGGGCGAAAACGCCCTGGAAAGAGCCGGGACACTGCCGCAATCTCCATCGCCAGCACCGCCGGATGGCGCGAGAGCGCCGAGACAATGCCAAGGCCGACGGGAATCCGTTTGGTTGCGTTGAGGGCAGCCAGCGCCACCGAGAAGCCACCGCCGCAGAAATAATCTTCGGCTACCAGGATTTCAGCGTAGCCCAGTTCTTCAGCGAGAGCGGCAATCGGGGCGATCTTCTCCGGGGGGATAGCTGTGTCAATAATCCAGCCAAGGGGGATACCTTCCTGATACGCCATAAATCCGCCTCCTTGTATGACAAGACGCTCAAGGGACACTGCCGCTATCAGAGTACCACAAAACCGCCCGTATG
This genomic window from Ktedonobacterales bacterium contains:
- a CDS encoding LLM class flavin-dependent oxidoreductase is translated as MAYQEGIPLGWIIDTAIPPEKIAPIAALAEELGYAEILVAEDYFCGGGFSVALAALNATKRIPVGLGIVSALSRHPAVLAMEIAAVSRLFPGRFRPGISLGLPMWVHQMGYNPAAPATVVRECLTSVRALLSGEELTATGQYFSSSAIKLAHPPREEVPLYLGVSGPKLLRVSGKYAEGTLLNLTATPAFVAWARQQVALGMKSAGRTNAHRFPVITLYSVGSDGAKAKEATRGFLSFVLAALGPTAITDLYGISEQLADMIARGGPGVVAREMPQAWIEDMTISGTPEECVAKMRAFLNAGADALLLFPLGPEDMARFTAAEVFPLLQA